One genomic segment of Candidatus Eremiobacterota bacterium includes these proteins:
- a CDS encoding gamma-glutamylcyclotransferase family protein encodes MKYYFAYGSCLNGPSFAETMKEGGEEGSYMKKGIARLDNYRLAFSKYAASREGGVLDVVTSPGDFVLGVLYEIDDLAEKKLDLREGAPRFYRQQALEVMFGDFPVKCFTYEVVNKRREEVCPSGE; translated from the coding sequence ATGAAATACTATTTTGCTTATGGGAGCTGCCTGAACGGCCCATCTTTTGCAGAGACAATGAAGGAGGGCGGGGAAGAGGGCTCTTATATGAAGAAGGGCATTGCCCGGCTTGACAATTACCGGCTTGCCTTTTCAAAGTATGCAGCCTCAAGAGAAGGCGGTGTGCTCGATGTGGTCACTTCTCCGGGCGACTTTGTCCTTGGCGTGCTCTATGAAATCGATGATCTCGCCGAGAAAAAGCTCGACCTGAGGGAGGGAGCCCCTCGCTTTTACCGGCAGCAAGCGCTTGAAGTGATGTTCGGGGACTTCCCGGTAAAGTGCTTCACTTATGAAGTCGTCAACAAGCGGCGGGAGGAGGTCTGCCCTTCAGGTGAATAA
- a CDS encoding gamma-glutamylcyclotransferase family protein — MERVFVYGTLMRGFGNHRHYKESLGRFVGYGSVKGVLYHFPREGYPGLLEESGDSPVRGEVYELEGADSLRVLDRLEGYDEKGSCNLYEREKRPVSLDGSGTLECWVYFFSDREYAMSCGEPVASGDWRAFIQGRNR, encoded by the coding sequence ATGGAGCGAGTTTTCGTCTATGGAACTTTGATGAGGGGATTCGGAAATCACCGCCATTACAAGGAGAGCTTGGGGAGGTTCGTCGGGTATGGCTCCGTGAAGGGCGTGCTCTATCACTTTCCCCGGGAAGGGTACCCGGGTCTCCTGGAAGAGAGCGGCGATTCCCCGGTGAGAGGCGAAGTGTATGAGCTTGAGGGTGCTGACTCGCTCAGGGTGCTTGACCGGCTTGAAGGCTACGATGAAAAGGGATCATGCAATCTCTACGAGAGGGAAAAGAGGCCTGTAAGCCTTGACGGATCGGGCACTCTTGAGTGCTGGGTCTATTTTTTCAGTGACCGGGAATATGCCATGTCATGCGGAGAGCCTGTCGCCTCAGGTGACTGGAGGGCTTTTATCCAGGGGAGGAATCGTTGA
- a CDS encoding DUF4143 domain-containing protein, which translates to MIDRLAYGALPGVVAADKVDRPELLRAFSLIHLEEEIRREAFVRDWGAFVRFLRLAATESGGVLNYATLSLETGVTLPTVKSYYQLLEDMFIGFTVPAYTRSRRKNLLSTPRFLFFDTGVRNAAAGLMPSSELVLANPGPLFEQWVGIELWKRLCYLREGTLHYQRSKDGMEIDYIIEKEGTLTPVEAKWTEHPSPADGRHLLKFLYENKGRARHGYVICRAPQPMKLNDLVTALPWFCL; encoded by the coding sequence TTGATTGATCGCCTGGCTTATGGCGCTCTTCCCGGTGTCGTCGCCGCCGATAAGGTGGACCGCCCTGAGCTGCTGCGTGCCTTTTCGCTTATTCACCTCGAAGAGGAAATCAGGCGGGAGGCATTCGTGAGGGACTGGGGAGCCTTTGTTCGCTTCCTGCGGCTCGCAGCGACAGAATCCGGAGGAGTTCTCAACTATGCGACGCTCTCCCTGGAGACAGGAGTTACACTGCCGACGGTAAAATCCTATTACCAGCTTCTGGAGGATATGTTCATCGGGTTCACCGTTCCAGCCTATACAAGAAGCCGGAGGAAGAACCTTCTCTCCACGCCGAGGTTTCTCTTCTTCGATACGGGAGTGAGAAATGCCGCGGCGGGGCTTATGCCTTCGTCTGAGCTTGTTTTGGCAAATCCAGGCCCTCTTTTTGAACAATGGGTCGGTATCGAGCTTTGGAAGCGACTGTGCTACCTGAGGGAGGGAACGCTCCACTACCAGCGCTCAAAAGACGGGATGGAAATCGACTATATCATCGAAAAGGAAGGCACTCTCACGCCTGTAGAAGCGAAATGGACCGAGCACCCCTCTCCAGCCGACGGGCGCCACCTGCTGAAATTCCTGTATGAAAACAAAGGCCGCGCCCGCCATGGATATGTCATATGCCGGGCGCCTCAGCCGATGAAGCTCAACGACCTGGTAACGGCCCTCCCCTGGTTCTGCCTCTAG
- a CDS encoding HNH endonuclease signature motif containing protein: MDTHVTQSVAALFLPDEEELLHLGDSLPSKDYEDMLLLPEPYELPSETPCRPEHLVKITREGLIPEAEKLTEDITFGSIDRDERAARIDFLICEAVHGRLALDLVLGGLLVTLKTKGVDQLGYRSMGTFATEHLSFSGRTASELMHNFELLRALPLTREAYLEGRIAKSALRHLSRVITPENESWWLAIAEERSLCGLEREVKRALAGENADAPASGESDKAHDAEPEGTMLYFSVPPSLALTWDFALSLFQDREHYDGPVSGFVEALLANFLASGKAAPELPALYREGNRPIFSRVPLMKRRMGNRRIGDPDEVIGEDGEGQAFGSPWELPWSIHFPSWLEEARSGGEYAGVSARAVANRLRRGATIRQRLDVAAGMLLRAMDERQLHRLLGYEFIEDYAGECCGFSMAQTRQLIRLAQGFRRHSLTEDAFRKGVITREQARLILPLVDSRNESQWIAYAASVPTADLREEAGRVARILEYDCLVPHNYALLPGFRYVTDERFHELPSEVQDCIRIGSWYQGPSLCSSWPLASDDEELVAGRDRRFDAPWKYFSDVDEMRASEASMEIEKNSTLCAGQKARQLCTIARGESPEETFLVDILSAGNLPQMAGSSMMIKFFLPRELDHVWNVAARAFLSHIAQAEGAGATDDALGGPEERFIAALLADYLTTEGTLKKAAHHHKILKRDRFHCQSPGCRCRRNLHVHHIIRRSQGGTDDPWNLIVLCEACHLHLLHGLRTLTVKGRAPYELTFTFGSLSEGTPFLVYEKGLLTRVPAIPSIA, translated from the coding sequence ATGGATACACATGTAACCCAATCTGTTGCCGCCCTGTTTCTCCCAGATGAAGAAGAGCTTCTTCACCTCGGTGATTCCTTGCCTTCCAAGGATTACGAGGACATGCTCCTCCTCCCGGAGCCTTATGAGCTCCCCTCGGAGACCCCCTGCAGGCCCGAGCACCTGGTCAAGATCACCAGGGAAGGCCTTATCCCAGAGGCGGAAAAGCTCACGGAGGATATCACCTTCGGCTCCATCGACAGGGATGAGCGGGCAGCGCGCATTGATTTTCTGATCTGCGAGGCAGTCCACGGCCGCCTCGCACTGGATCTTGTACTCGGCGGCCTTCTCGTCACTCTGAAAACAAAGGGGGTTGATCAGTTAGGATACCGCTCCATGGGCACTTTCGCCACGGAGCATCTCTCATTTTCTGGGCGCACCGCGTCGGAGCTGATGCACAACTTCGAGCTTCTCAGGGCGCTCCCCCTCACGCGGGAGGCCTATCTTGAGGGCAGGATCGCAAAGAGCGCCCTCAGGCATCTCTCGAGAGTCATCACGCCTGAGAATGAGTCCTGGTGGCTCGCCATTGCAGAGGAGCGCTCCCTGTGCGGCCTTGAGAGGGAAGTGAAAAGGGCTCTCGCGGGAGAAAATGCCGATGCTCCCGCTTCCGGGGAAAGCGATAAGGCACACGATGCTGAGCCTGAGGGCACGATGCTATATTTTAGCGTACCGCCCTCCCTTGCCCTCACCTGGGACTTCGCCCTCTCACTCTTCCAGGACAGGGAGCACTATGACGGGCCTGTCTCAGGCTTTGTCGAGGCGCTTCTCGCGAATTTCCTGGCCTCGGGGAAAGCTGCTCCAGAGCTTCCGGCCCTCTATAGAGAGGGGAATCGCCCCATATTTTCACGGGTGCCCCTCATGAAAAGGCGGATGGGAAACCGGCGCATCGGCGATCCCGATGAGGTTATCGGGGAGGACGGCGAGGGGCAGGCATTCGGCTCTCCCTGGGAGCTGCCCTGGAGCATCCATTTTCCGTCGTGGCTGGAAGAGGCCCGGTCCGGCGGAGAATACGCCGGGGTCTCCGCCAGGGCGGTTGCGAATCGCCTCCGGAGGGGCGCAACCATCCGCCAGAGGCTCGACGTGGCGGCGGGGATGCTCCTTCGGGCGATGGATGAGCGGCAGCTCCACCGCCTTCTCGGCTATGAGTTCATCGAGGATTACGCAGGGGAGTGCTGCGGATTTTCGATGGCTCAGACCCGCCAGCTCATCAGGCTCGCCCAGGGATTCCGGCGCCACTCCCTCACTGAAGACGCCTTCAGGAAAGGTGTCATCACCAGGGAGCAGGCACGCCTCATCCTCCCCCTCGTGGACTCCAGGAATGAATCTCAGTGGATTGCCTATGCCGCGAGCGTGCCCACGGCGGACCTCAGGGAAGAGGCGGGGCGTGTCGCCCGGATCCTTGAATATGACTGCCTGGTCCCCCACAATTATGCGCTCCTTCCCGGCTTCCGCTACGTCACCGACGAAAGGTTTCACGAGCTCCCTTCGGAGGTGCAGGACTGCATAAGGATAGGGTCCTGGTATCAAGGCCCCTCTCTTTGCTCTTCGTGGCCTCTCGCGTCAGACGACGAGGAGCTCGTTGCAGGACGCGACAGGCGCTTTGATGCGCCCTGGAAGTATTTCAGCGATGTCGATGAAATGCGCGCCTCCGAGGCCTCCATGGAAATTGAGAAAAACTCAACCCTGTGTGCGGGGCAAAAAGCCCGGCAGCTCTGCACCATCGCCCGGGGTGAGAGTCCCGAAGAGACCTTCCTGGTGGATATCCTCTCGGCAGGAAATCTCCCGCAGATGGCAGGGAGCTCCATGATGATAAAATTCTTTCTCCCCCGGGAGCTTGATCATGTCTGGAACGTGGCGGCACGGGCTTTTCTCAGTCATATCGCTCAGGCGGAAGGCGCCGGTGCCACAGATGATGCCTTGGGTGGCCCTGAAGAAAGATTCATTGCCGCCCTTCTAGCCGACTATCTCACCACCGAGGGAACCTTGAAAAAGGCGGCCCATCACCATAAAATCCTGAAGCGCGACCGGTTCCACTGCCAATCCCCCGGCTGCCGATGCCGCCGTAATCTCCATGTGCACCACATCATCAGGCGCTCACAGGGCGGCACCGATGACCCCTGGAACCTCATTGTGCTCTGCGAGGCCTGCCACCTCCACCTCCTCCACGGCCTGCGGACCCTCACCGTGAAGGGCAGGGCGCCTTACGAGCTCACCTTCACCTTCGGCTCCCTCTCGGAAGGCACCCCTTTCCTGGTCTATGAAAAGGGTCTCCTGACGCGGGTTCCAGCGATTCCATCAATTGCATGA
- a CDS encoding C10 family peptidase, which yields MKRNSALLALIFLLCALSSVAGCGSDSGSGAARIWGTGGATLSGGGTIKGVVVNSDSLVPLDGIAISAGNQATVTDKDGNYVISGIPAGTVTVTARSQDYDTTVESVQVADGQEVTRNLSMDCNYEDWLDYGTAYRWQVEAVHPDGTTEQGPVWGFTTENRGTRVLPRAVFIGRIDEKSARTVAQAFLDSSKAAGFSISSSEAISDKEGAALAYAFMLAPAGYVVVPADRADAAPPVLAYSFDSPYSSAPGTPNLLASIVRLDVKMRLGAHPKGLNISASEGLKNRALWNQYLAGKAYDTGKERAVYGPLLKAAWHQFTPYNDRCPMDPKAEDDGSSSRCLVGCVATAFSEVFNYHRVPEWYTFTGVDNYVTKTRGISINAADATCKDLKYNNGEPDSDTKAKISFANGVLVKMNYSKDGSYAGIFTFGKNITYCGYQASKDKRYEINDPASFDRDTLIAEIKASRPCVMLIRKVKEDEWAGGHCVVIDGYNESDKTFHVSFGWRDTSWNTWYSLPTDAPSGYNFVRGYVYNIIPSGKDAAPPGPRAVAPESPFPDDNDANVAVDEELEWEDCDNTSYYNCYVWKAGEQKPSVPTFANLRGAAADANFLTQ from the coding sequence ATGAAAAGGAATTCAGCTCTTCTGGCTCTTATTTTTCTTCTCTGCGCTCTCTCCTCCGTTGCAGGGTGCGGATCAGACAGCGGAAGCGGAGCGGCCCGGATATGGGGAACGGGAGGTGCGACACTCTCCGGGGGGGGAACAATTAAAGGAGTGGTCGTAAACTCCGATTCGCTGGTCCCCCTGGACGGCATAGCAATATCAGCAGGCAACCAGGCCACTGTCACCGACAAGGACGGGAATTATGTCATTTCAGGAATTCCCGCAGGCACGGTGACCGTGACTGCCCGGAGCCAGGATTACGATACCACGGTGGAATCGGTGCAGGTGGCCGATGGGCAGGAAGTCACCAGGAACCTCTCGATGGACTGCAACTATGAAGACTGGCTTGATTACGGCACCGCGTACCGCTGGCAGGTCGAAGCCGTCCATCCCGACGGCACCACCGAGCAGGGCCCCGTGTGGGGATTCACCACCGAGAACAGGGGCACCCGGGTCCTTCCGCGGGCCGTCTTCATCGGGAGAATCGATGAAAAGTCGGCCCGGACCGTGGCACAGGCTTTCCTCGATTCCAGCAAGGCGGCAGGCTTCTCCATCTCCTCCAGTGAAGCTATAAGCGATAAGGAAGGCGCAGCCCTTGCCTATGCCTTCATGCTGGCCCCTGCAGGGTATGTCGTGGTCCCTGCGGACAGAGCCGATGCAGCGCCTCCCGTCCTGGCCTATTCCTTCGATTCGCCGTATTCTTCAGCACCAGGCACGCCGAACCTGCTGGCCAGTATTGTGCGGCTTGATGTGAAAATGAGGCTTGGAGCGCACCCGAAAGGCTTGAACATCTCAGCGAGCGAAGGCCTCAAGAACCGCGCCCTCTGGAACCAGTACCTGGCAGGCAAGGCTTATGACACCGGCAAGGAACGCGCAGTGTATGGTCCTCTCCTCAAGGCGGCCTGGCACCAGTTCACCCCTTATAACGACAGGTGCCCCATGGACCCGAAGGCCGAGGATGACGGCAGCTCCAGCAGGTGCCTTGTGGGATGCGTGGCGACAGCCTTTTCGGAGGTCTTCAATTACCACAGGGTTCCCGAGTGGTACACCTTCACCGGCGTTGACAATTACGTGACCAAGACAAGGGGAATCTCAATCAATGCCGCCGATGCGACCTGCAAGGACCTGAAATATAACAACGGCGAGCCCGACAGCGACACGAAAGCGAAGATAAGCTTCGCAAACGGCGTGCTCGTCAAGATGAATTATTCCAAGGATGGCTCCTATGCCGGGATTTTCACCTTCGGCAAGAATATCACCTATTGCGGCTACCAGGCCTCCAAGGACAAGCGCTATGAGATCAACGACCCCGCTTCCTTTGACAGGGACACCCTGATAGCTGAAATCAAGGCCTCGAGACCCTGCGTCATGCTCATAAGGAAAGTCAAGGAGGATGAGTGGGCAGGAGGCCACTGCGTGGTGATTGACGGGTACAATGAGAGCGACAAGACCTTCCATGTGAGCTTTGGATGGCGTGACACCTCATGGAACACATGGTATTCCCTCCCCACCGATGCGCCCTCAGGCTATAATTTTGTGAGAGGCTACGTGTACAATATAATACCCAGTGGCAAGGATGCCGCCCCTCCAGGGCCGCGGGCCGTCGCTCCCGAAAGCCCTTTCCCCGACGACAATGACGCCAATGTCGCCGTCGATGAGGAGCTTGAGTGGGAAGACTGCGACAACACAAGCTATTACAACTGTTATGTCTGGAAGGCCGGCGAGCAGAAGCCGTCGGTCCCCACTTTCGCTAATCTGCGCGGCGCGGCGGCCGACGCGAATTTCCTGACGCAGTAG
- a CDS encoding ankyrin repeat domain-containing protein: MKLFCGVCKKCGPSGAKFCPSCGVKLAKAPSPQASQPMLDNRYRIISMVKSGGMGCVFKAYDSRLDTIVAVKKMLLSPQDSQDPQERSYREKKFREEATLLSKLKHGGLPKVIDYFCEEEGSTGAHSHYLVMEFIDGKDFEALIEERKKTPFPRDEALGYFSQIVEILCYLHTLNPPLLYRDLNPRNVMLHEGKVFLVDFGIVKVFAPLQKGTAIGTRGYAAPEQCRGEADRASDVFSLGVFMHYLLTGKDPEESSRRLFHFEPLRSLNPSVPEELDRLIMAMVEVAPQKRPPHAEAVKSLLAAITPPPPCFSPKAFKPISPSASACSRQVPPRKAVSRDFRIGRSLDIFAAIKTGDLEEVKQAVRENPASPALKDKNSWTPLHIACHNGSLEIAAYLIDHGAGVNAKDRHGTTPLHRASEKGHRAIVELLISKGARVDAENAYGSTALKWARRGGHTEVIAILDEALRKKSPITSFVEILPAPSQKKLFARLAREIKSGNLETIKNILTRTPALINEKGGFGLSPLHLACRESAERIVEFLLMNGADVNACDDDGFTPLHLAVIENHRGIVEFLVSHNAEVNAVNREGAPPLHWAKGEIEGVLRARGAGESP, encoded by the coding sequence ATGAAATTGTTCTGCGGTGTGTGCAAAAAATGCGGTCCCTCCGGAGCAAAGTTCTGCCCGTCCTGCGGCGTGAAGCTTGCGAAAGCCCCTTCACCGCAGGCTTCGCAGCCTATGCTGGATAACCGCTACCGTATCATTTCCATGGTAAAATCAGGGGGAATGGGCTGTGTGTTCAAAGCATATGATTCAAGGCTTGACACCATCGTCGCCGTGAAGAAGATGCTGCTGTCCCCCCAGGACTCCCAGGATCCGCAGGAGAGGAGCTACCGGGAGAAAAAGTTCAGGGAGGAGGCGACACTCCTCTCAAAGCTCAAGCACGGAGGCCTTCCCAAGGTCATTGACTATTTCTGCGAAGAGGAGGGTTCAACGGGAGCGCATTCCCATTACCTGGTCATGGAATTCATTGACGGGAAGGATTTTGAAGCCCTTATCGAGGAGAGGAAGAAGACTCCTTTCCCTCGTGACGAGGCCCTCGGCTACTTTTCTCAGATCGTGGAGATCCTCTGCTACCTTCATACCCTGAATCCCCCTCTCCTCTACCGCGACCTGAACCCCCGGAACGTGATGCTCCATGAGGGGAAAGTATTTCTCGTCGATTTCGGCATCGTGAAAGTCTTCGCTCCCCTTCAGAAAGGCACCGCCATAGGCACGAGAGGCTATGCCGCGCCCGAGCAGTGCAGGGGGGAAGCGGACCGGGCAAGTGATGTCTTCTCGCTCGGGGTATTTATGCATTACCTTCTCACGGGGAAAGACCCCGAGGAGAGCTCCCGGAGGCTTTTCCACTTTGAGCCGCTCCGGTCGCTCAACCCTTCGGTGCCTGAAGAGCTTGACAGGCTTATCATGGCCATGGTGGAGGTGGCTCCTCAAAAACGGCCGCCTCATGCCGAGGCGGTGAAGAGCCTGCTTGCCGCCATCACCCCCCCTCCTCCCTGTTTTTCCCCAAAGGCTTTCAAGCCCATTTCGCCTTCGGCATCAGCCTGCAGTCGCCAGGTGCCTCCGCGAAAAGCGGTGAGCCGGGACTTCAGGATTGGCAGAAGCCTTGATATCTTCGCTGCGATCAAGACCGGCGATCTTGAGGAAGTAAAGCAGGCAGTCCGCGAGAACCCCGCATCTCCAGCCCTGAAGGACAAGAACTCCTGGACACCTCTTCATATCGCCTGCCACAACGGCAGCTTAGAGATTGCCGCGTACCTCATCGACCATGGAGCCGGGGTGAATGCAAAAGACAGGCACGGCACGACGCCCCTTCACAGGGCCAGTGAAAAGGGGCACAGGGCTATTGTCGAGCTGCTCATCTCGAAGGGCGCCAGGGTCGATGCGGAAAACGCCTACGGCTCGACTGCGTTGAAATGGGCCCGCCGCGGGGGACACACAGAGGTGATTGCCATTCTTGATGAAGCGCTGAGAAAGAAATCACCGATAACCTCCTTTGTGGAAATACTCCCGGCCCCTTCTCAAAAGAAGCTCTTCGCCAGGCTTGCCAGGGAGATAAAATCAGGGAATCTAGAGACCATAAAAAATATTCTGACCAGAACCCCCGCCCTCATCAACGAAAAGGGCGGCTTCGGCCTCAGCCCCCTTCACCTGGCGTGCAGAGAGAGCGCCGAGAGGATCGTGGAATTCCTGCTGATGAATGGCGCCGATGTCAATGCCTGCGACGATGACGGGTTCACCCCTCTTCACCTGGCGGTGATAGAGAATCACAGAGGAATCGTGGAGTTTCTCGTTTCCCATAATGCTGAGGTCAATGCAGTGAACAGGGAGGGCGCTCCGCCGCTCCACTGGGCGAAGGGAGAAATCGAAGGGGTGCTGAGGGCCCGCGGCGCAGGAGAGTCTCCATAA
- a CDS encoding Mov34/MPN/PAD-1 family protein has translation MLQWKNVESDLIINDISALLAGMDWLQAVRILGSSFDEPLIFTTERCHETIVAHLESDKRNELGGLLIGTLYKYPYRVRHNYPYLSIITDSVESLDFRNSSVSLRMGTELWNRAQSHLEKGKIIIGWYHSHPNLGAFFSGTDRATQRAFFNHPYSLGVVIDPVRFEVRSFIGPHCESLEKEGRVIDDSLACLI, from the coding sequence GTGCTTCAGTGGAAGAATGTCGAGAGTGACCTGATCATCAATGATATCTCCGCGTTGCTTGCCGGGATGGACTGGCTTCAGGCGGTGAGGATCCTCGGCTCCTCCTTTGACGAGCCCCTGATTTTCACCACCGAGCGCTGCCATGAGACCATCGTCGCCCATCTCGAGTCCGATAAGAGAAATGAACTCGGCGGCCTGCTGATAGGCACTCTCTACAAGTATCCCTACCGCGTCAGGCATAATTATCCATACCTGTCAATCATCACCGACTCGGTGGAAAGCCTTGATTTCAGGAACTCCTCGGTGTCGCTCAGAATGGGCACGGAGCTGTGGAACAGGGCCCAGTCCCATCTCGAGAAGGGGAAGATCATCATCGGGTGGTATCACAGCCACCCGAACCTCGGGGCCTTTTTCAGCGGGACCGACAGGGCGACGCAGAGGGCTTTTTTCAACCATCCCTATTCACTCGGCGTGGTGATAGATCCCGTCAGATTCGAAGTGAGGAGCTTTATAGGACCTCATTGTGAGAGCCTGGAGAAAGAGGGCAGGGTGATTGATGATTCCCTTGCGTGCCTGATCTAG
- a CDS encoding ubiquitin-conjugating enzyme E2: protein MEALKRRREEDAARIRNMASLYPGRVQLLECDRALSTLKIRLRIPTARDESYPAAVQEASDIEITLPRRYPFEEPYAKVLTPVWNPNIFQSGKICLGTKWLPTEGLDLLVERIMKLLAFDPLIINTKSPANSTACTWYIGALKQKPSAFPSVVVDELKQRAKKTGMIWKNIETKGSWNDV from the coding sequence ATGGAGGCCCTGAAAAGGCGCCGTGAGGAAGATGCCGCCAGGATAAGGAACATGGCGTCGCTTTACCCGGGAAGGGTGCAGCTTCTTGAGTGCGACCGCGCTCTTTCCACGCTCAAGATACGCCTCAGGATACCCACTGCCCGTGATGAGTCCTATCCTGCGGCGGTCCAGGAGGCTTCCGATATTGAAATCACCCTTCCCCGGAGGTATCCTTTCGAGGAGCCCTATGCCAAGGTCCTCACTCCCGTCTGGAATCCCAATATCTTCCAGAGCGGCAAGATCTGCCTGGGGACGAAGTGGCTCCCCACCGAGGGGCTTGACCTCCTCGTGGAGAGGATCATGAAGCTCCTTGCTTTTGATCCCCTTATCATCAACACTAAATCTCCCGCCAACAGCACCGCCTGCACCTGGTATATCGGCGCTCTCAAACAGAAGCCTTCGGCCTTCCCGTCGGTGGTCGTTGATGAGCTGAAGCAGAGGGCGAAAAAGACCGGGATGATATGGAAGAACATCGAGACGAAAGGCTCCTGGAACGACGTGTAA
- a CDS encoding ThiF family adenylyltransferase yields the protein MKDIDTAEERPPGALKEQRYQRHSLIDWFDQEQVKRARVVVVGAGATGNEVLKNLALLGTGHIHVIDFDRIETHNLTRSVLFKEEDTGRFKAEAAAEACRAIDPKVYTTFETGDLWETLRIGDMKSYDALFCCVDNYEARIRLNELCLWARVDLYNTAIDSRYVCIEQYPFSRDRGCACYQCNLPPSAYAKIRERYSCGWLRKKAYEEKKIPTTAITASLAGSILCSLFLQRNHPGGPQGAVRLYFDTISLNSTVTHLSHQEECFCSSIFHDSHYFKVKNVPGADYARLLGSEESLVLSLSDKLVLDVTCRNCGLSRAIDDNVRRFDESLALCGACRTHSNDITIKDIITLDELSMRFSRKAVPVKFMHFTRDDTQILLEMEE from the coding sequence ATGAAGGACATTGACACGGCAGAAGAAAGGCCACCTGGAGCGCTGAAGGAGCAGCGGTACCAGCGCCATTCCCTTATTGACTGGTTTGACCAGGAGCAGGTGAAGAGAGCCAGGGTGGTGGTCGTGGGAGCGGGCGCCACGGGGAACGAGGTCCTCAAGAACCTCGCTCTGCTGGGGACAGGCCATATCCATGTCATTGATTTTGACAGGATTGAAACACACAATCTCACAAGATCGGTCCTTTTTAAAGAGGAGGATACAGGGCGCTTCAAGGCTGAAGCGGCGGCGGAAGCCTGCAGGGCGATTGATCCCAAGGTTTACACGACCTTTGAGACGGGTGACCTCTGGGAAACCCTCAGGATAGGAGATATGAAAAGCTATGACGCCCTGTTCTGCTGCGTTGACAATTACGAGGCCAGGATAAGGCTCAACGAGCTCTGCCTCTGGGCCCGGGTGGACCTTTACAACACCGCCATTGACAGCAGGTATGTCTGCATCGAGCAGTATCCCTTCTCACGGGACAGGGGGTGCGCCTGTTACCAGTGCAACCTCCCTCCCTCCGCTTACGCGAAGATCAGGGAGCGTTACTCATGCGGGTGGCTCCGGAAAAAAGCCTATGAAGAGAAAAAGATACCCACTACGGCCATTACCGCAAGCCTTGCCGGATCGATCCTCTGCTCACTCTTTCTGCAGAGGAATCATCCCGGCGGCCCCCAGGGCGCGGTGCGCCTTTATTTCGACACCATCAGCCTCAATTCGACGGTCACTCATCTTTCGCACCAGGAGGAGTGCTTCTGTTCCTCCATCTTTCATGACAGCCACTATTTCAAAGTAAAAAACGTTCCGGGAGCCGACTATGCAAGGCTTCTGGGAAGCGAGGAGAGCCTGGTGCTCTCTCTCAGCGACAAGCTGGTCCTTGACGTCACCTGCAGGAACTGCGGCCTGTCGAGGGCAATAGATGACAACGTGAGGAGGTTCGACGAGTCCCTGGCGCTCTGCGGGGCCTGCAGGACTCATTCCAATGACATCACCATCAAGGATATCATTACGCTCGATGAGCTTTCAATGCGCTTCAGCCGCAAGGCGGTCCCGGTAAAGTTCATGCACTTCACCAGGGATGATACCCAGATACTTTTGGAAATGGAGGAATGA
- a CDS encoding Uma2 family endonuclease, with product MAESIGPKPVVLTYEDYLSLPNDRNRYEIHEGELVMTPAPGTAHQMISRNLSFILFTHSRTHSLGTVLYAPVDVILSATSIAQPDIIYVSQGKKAIITGRAIEGAPDLVVEVLSPATLRYDRVAKLQLYARHGVTNYWIVSPEERTLEEYVLQGESYALTQKLSEAAEFRPALFPGFSVLLSQVWPE from the coding sequence ATGGCGGAATCCATAGGTCCCAAGCCGGTGGTCCTCACTTATGAGGATTATCTTTCCCTTCCCAACGACAGGAACCGGTATGAGATACACGAAGGAGAGCTTGTGATGACCCCTGCTCCCGGAACCGCCCATCAGATGATATCCCGCAATCTTTCGTTCATTCTTTTCACCCACTCGAGAACCCACTCGCTTGGTACAGTATTGTATGCACCTGTGGACGTCATATTAAGCGCCACCTCAATTGCCCAGCCCGATATAATCTATGTCTCACAGGGAAAAAAGGCGATCATCACAGGGAGGGCCATAGAGGGAGCCCCCGATCTTGTCGTGGAGGTTCTATCTCCTGCCACCTTACGCTATGACAGGGTAGCAAAGCTCCAGCTCTATGCACGTCATGGTGTGACGAATTACTGGATTGTGAGCCCTGAGGAGAGGACTCTCGAAGAATATGTGCTTCAGGGAGAATCATACGCTCTTACCCAGAAGCTTTCTGAAGCCGCTGAATTCCGCCCCGCTCTTTTCCCCGGTTTTTCAGTGCTTCTTTCGCAGGTGTGGCCTGAATAA